DNA from Daucus carota subsp. sativus chromosome 1, DH1 v3.0, whole genome shotgun sequence:
CGAGTTGCACAAGAAAAGTTTGCCACGGGGAATGTAACTGCTGAGGACGTCTTCTCGACTCTTAATCACGAGTACTTCTTCTCGACTATTTATGGCCTAATGCAGTGCAGTCCTGATTTGTCTTTGAAACAGTGCACTAATTGTATCGATCAACTTGAGGTATTTCTTCAATCATGTTGTAGTGGAAAAATAAGAGGGCACATTACTAACCCCAGCTGTGACATTAGATATGAAACGTATCGTTTTTATAACGAGACTCTGGTGAATGCACCTCCTCCACAGTCGCAGCTGCCTCTGAAACCGCCATTAGTACCACCTCCTGGTAAGGTCATGTATTTCTGCATGTTCTGGATTAATAAAGTTactcaaacttttttttttttttttgcagctgCTGGCAAAGATGATAGTAATAAGCGAATGGTACTTATTATTGTCGTTGTCATTGTTGGTTTTGTGATACTCCTGTTTGTTATGGTTTGCGTTGTGAAAAGAAGACGAGAGCAGAGGACATATATCGGGAGATCCCGGAGTAAGTTCTGTGTTGCTTGTTCATACAACGACTCTCTGTTTTATCTTATATCAACTcaaattctatatttgaaactGGTGTTTCGTTTATTTGTCTTCtatttaaattgttttgatGTGTTATTTCagttatataaacatattacaCATAAATTATAGCTATAAGGCCAATTAACCCCTAAGTTTGGTTGAAGAGGACCTGAACAGCGTTTCGTGTTGGCTAATTAGTCGTTTTCATGttattcagatgatgatgacgATGTCGTAGACATAAGTACCATTGAATCCCTGAGATATGACTTTAGTACTATTCAAGCAGCTACAAATAGTTTTTCAGATAGTAATAAACTTGGTGAAGGTGGATTTGGATCCGTTTATAAGGTAAGAACAGATTTTTGTTGGAATATGTTTCTGATTTTCTGAAGTAAATTTATGCAGTCAGCCAAAGTTACTTTCCGAAAATTCTTCGCTTACACTATGATAGGGTGCATTCCAAGATAGTAAAGAAATAGCGGTGAAGCGACTTTCTAGAGGTTCTAATCAAGGGCAAAAAGAATTCATTAATGAGGTCATATTAGTGGCCAAACTGCAGCACAGAAATTTAGTTAAACTTGTTGGATTCTGCTTTGAAGGAAGTGAAAGACTTCTCATCTATGAGTTTATGCCTAATGCAAGTCTGGACTACTTCATATTTGGTATGAAAATCATAGATGATTTTCACACTCTTGCTTTTATTTCATTGCCTAAAGTTTATGAATGCTAAAATGATCGGTAACTAATAGTTGTGGATATTGTAGATATGATGAAACGTTCGTATTTGGACTGGGAAAGACGATACAAGATAATAAGTGGAGTTGCTAGGGGAATTCTGTACCTTCACGAGGATTCTAGACTACGGATTATTCACCGTGATCTAAAAGCTAGCAATGTTCTGCTAGATGCAGATATGAACCCTAAAATTGCAGATTTTGGCATCGCAAGACTATTTGACTTGAATGAAACTCAAGCAATGACAAATAAAATTGTGGGAACATAGTAAGTTTTCTTACCATTGTTCGCACCATTAGTAATGGcagaaattattttatgttatgaaaATTGAGTTATGTAAACAGTATCTTCCTGTAAATTGCAGTGGGTATATGGCACCGGAGTATGCAATGTATGGCCAGTTCTCAGTTAAGTCTGACGTATTCAGCTTTGGCGTATTAGTTCTGGAAATACTTAGCGGTAAGAAGAATCATAATTTCCGAAATGGGGGCAATGTAGAGGAGCTTGCTAGCTTTGTAAGTTGCATTATCTTAATTTCTGAATATATTTGACTATATTCATGCAACATTTCGAATATATAAATGCTATTATCACCTTTGATCATGCTGAGTACTTTCAGGCATGGAAGAATTGGCGAGAAGGGACCTTGTCCAATGTCATAGATCCAATACTGAAAAACAGTTCAGGATCGATACACGAAATGATCAGATGTATTCACATCGGGCTACTATGTGTACAAGAAAAAGTTACGGACAGGCCTACCATGGCATCAGTGGTACTAATGCTAAATAGCTTCTCTCACTCTCTTGCTGTACCTTCTAAGCCTGCGTTCTTAATGCACAGTAGCAGTGATACCGAAAATAATTCTAGAAACAGCACAGAAAATTCTGTCCAGTACTCTATCGATGAGGCTTCAATCACAGATCTATATCCACGATAACAAGACACAGAAACGTGGAAATGATCCAGAAGTGACATTGGTTACAGATAATATTAGTTCCAGGGGAAGCAACAGATCTAGCATCAGCAAGGAAAATTCTGTTAAGTACTCTATTAACGAGCCTTCAATCACCGCTGTGTATTCATGATGACGAGTGGTGGATTTTATATATTCTTGCTCGTTTAGCAGCCTTTGaagttttatttgtattttcaatGTTTTGCCAAAAACGGAAGTACAAAAAGAATATACAAAGCTAAGCTGTGTTTTAATATAAGCAACATGCCTTGTGAAAGCTGAGAATGTTTTTTCCTGGCCGGGGCTCCAGCCCCCCCTCGCCCCCCCCAGTTCCGCCCCTGTCTgcctgagtttaaaataaagcCCTGCCAAAACTACCATTGTCAAAAAATGTAATACACAGGAATGTAAAATCAAGAAGCTAGTTATTTTTATGTCCTTGACCCTGCTGTTTCAATAAACTGCAATTTGCTTAACAATTTAGTCGATTAAGATATATGTATGATCTCATCAGTAACTCCTGATACGTTAGATATTAGTTTATGTTATAAACAACTGACTCTTGTCCATGATATTATTCACAATAAAATTAAGAGTAAATTTCAGGGTGTGGCTACGTTTTACACTGATTAGCAGAAAGGTGACTAAAGTTCGACTCTGCCTTTCAAAATCTTGGTTGCTGCTAAGAACATTAGTTTTCAACCGTTGACTCGTTTAAaaaacataaactaaagaaGTCAATCTTCATCCACATTTATGCAAATTTAAAATTCAGTCACATTTTTGCAAATCTGTGTAAAACCTAGCCAAACCCATGAAATTCTCTATAATTAATAAATGGTCACTCCTGTTCCTTTCAGTTCATGGCTTGACTTTGAAAATTTGCCAGGAAACGGGAAAAGACCTTCACTGTTGACTCAAGCGTAAAGTTTACGTCTGTGCATGACTCATTCCACGCATCTTGTGCAGATGGAACATTTAAGAAGAGGTACTTAACCATATGAGCAGCATTATAAAATTTCCTCAGCTGTACTAGAGGAAGCAAATTCACATATAAACCAAACAATGATGGTAATGGCCTCTCCGGGATCATCTGTTTTCATTCTATGTATGTTCACCTTTAGTGTTTCTGTTATTCGGTCCGATTTCTATAACGTGGCCTGTGGTCGTGACAACAAAGTCAATTACACTAGTACCAGCATTTACAGGAGGAACCTAGACACAGCTCAAGCCACCCTCATTTCCGCTGCAAAAAAGAGCAACTCTGGTTTCTATAATGCCTCCGTGGGCGAGGGTCTGGACCAGGTTAATGCCCTCGTTTACTGCAGATGTGACGTTCAGCCTGATATCTGCAGAAGCTGTGTCAAGGACTCGATGAACAACTTAAGAGAATTGTGTCCTTCCACTAAGGAGGCTGATATATGGTACGATGAGTGCATACTAAGATACTCCAATGGTTCAATTTTCTACAATGTCGAAACTTGGCCTACTGTGTATATACAGTTTCAGGATAATGCTACTGATGCGATTCAATTTAACAAGGACCTTAATGATTTGATGGATGAGTTGAAGGGACGAGCTGCACAAGAAAAGTTTGCCACGGGGAATGTCACTGGTGAGGACGTCTTCTCTACTATTTATGGCCTAATGCAGTGCAGTCCTGACTTGTCTTCGACACAGTGCACTATTTGTATCGATCAACTGAAGGGGCTTTTTCCATCATGTTGTAGTGGAAAAATAAGAGGGCACATATTTAACCCCAGCTGTGACATTAGATATGAAACGTATCGTTTTTATAACGAGACTCTGGTGAATGCACCTCCTCCACAGTCGCAGCTGCCTCTGAAACCGCCATCAGTACCACCTCCTGGTAAGGTCATGGATCCTTCTGCATATTCTGGATTAATTAATAAAGTTACtcaaacttttttcttttttcttttttgcagcTGCTGTCAAAGATGAAAGTAATAAGCGAATGATAATTGTTATTGTCGTTGTCATTGTTGGTTTTGTGATGCTCCTGTTTGTTCTGGTTTTCGTTGTGAAAAGAAAACGAGAGCAGAGGACATATGCTGGGAGATCACGGAGTAAGTTCTGTGTTGCTTGTTCATACAACGACGCTCTGGTTTATCTTATATCAACTCCAGTGCTATTTGAAACTGgtgttttgtttatttgtctggTATTTAAATTGTTTTGTCGTGTTATTTCAGTTAGATcccatatatataaacatatcacACATAAATTAGAGCTATAAGGCCAATTAACCCCTAAGTTTGGTTGAAGCGGACCTGAACAGCATTCCATGTTTGCTAATTAGTCGTTTTTTCATGTTATTAAGATGACAATGATGATGTCGAAGACATAAGTACCATTGAATCCCTGAGATATGACTTTAGTACTATTCAAGCAGCTACAAATAGTTTTTCAGATAGTAATAAACTCGGAGAAGGTGGATTTGGATCCGTTTACAAGGTAAGAACAGATTTCTGTTGGAATATGTTTCTAATTTTCCGAAGCAAATTTATGCAGTCAGCCAAAGCTACTTTCTGTAAATTCTTCGCTTTCACTATGATTTTTTCCACTTTCAATGGTAAATACTATAGGGTGCATTCCAAAATGGTCAAGAAATAGCTGTGAAGAGACTTTCTACAGGTTCAAATCAAGGTCAACAAGAATTCATTAACGAGGTGATATTAGTGGCCAAACTGCAGCACAGAAATTTAGTTAGACTTGTTGGATTCTGCTTTGAAGGAAGTGAAAGACTTCTCATCTATGAGTTTATGCCTAATGCAAGTCTGGACCACTTCATATTTGGTATGAAAATTATAGATGATTTACGCACTCTTGCTTTTATTTCATTGCCTAAAGCTTATGAATGCTCAAATCACTAATAGTTATATATGGTTGTGGATATTGTAGATACGGTGAAACGTACGTATTTGGACTGGGAAAGACGATACAAGATCATAAGTGGAGTTGCCAGGGGAATTCTGTACCTTCACGAGGATTCTAGACTACGGATTATTCACCGTGATCTAAAAGCTAGCAATGTTCTGCTAGATGCAGAGATGAATCCTAAAATTGCAGATTTTGGCATGGCAAGACTTTTTGACTTGGATGAAACTCAAGCAATGACAAATAAAATTGTGGGAACATAGTAAGCGTTCTTATCATTGTTCGCATCATTAGTAGGCTAATGACAGTAATT
Protein-coding regions in this window:
- the LOC108205455 gene encoding cysteine-rich receptor-like protein kinase 44 isoform X2 yields the protein MMVMASPGSSVFILCMFTFSVSVIRSDFYNVACGRDNKVNYTSTSIYRRNLDTAQATLISAAKKSNSGFYNASVGEGLDQVNALVYCRCDVQPDICRSCVKDSMNNLRELCPSTKEADIWYDECILRYSNGSIFYNVETWPTVYIQFQDNATDAIQFNKDLNDLMDELKGRAAQEKFATGNVTGEDVFSTIYGLMQCSPDLSSTQCTICIDQLKGLFPSCCSGKIRGHIFNPSCDIRYETYRFYNETLVNAPPPQSQLPLKPPSVPPPAAVKDESNKRMIIVIVVVIVGFVMLLFVLVFVVKRKREQRTYAGRSRNDNDDVEDISTIESLRYDFSTIQAATNSFSDSNKLGEGGFGSVYKGAFQNGQEIAVKRLSTGSNQGQQEFINEVILVAKLQHRNLVRLVGFCFEGSERLLIYEFMPNASLDHFIFDTVKRTYLDWERRYKIISGVARGILYLHEDSRLRIIHRDLKASNVLLDAEMNPKIADFGMARLFDLDETQAMTNKIVGTYGYMAPEYAMYGQFSVKSDVFSFGVLVLEILSGKKNHNFRNGGNVEDLASFAWKNWREGTPSNVIDPILKNSSGSIHEMIRCIHIGLLCVQENVTDRPTMASVVLMLNSFSHSLAVPSKPAFLMHSTIDAENNDSRVSHNSKNSTENSVQYSIDEASITDLYPR
- the LOC108205455 gene encoding cysteine-rich receptor-like protein kinase 44 isoform X1; protein product: MVMASPGSSVFILCMFICSVSVIRSDFYNVACGRDNKVNYTSTSIYKRNLDTVQATLISAAKKSSSGFYNASVGEGLDQVNALVYCRRDVQPDICRSCVKDSMNKLRELCPSTKEADIWYDECILRYSNASIFNKVETWPTVYWQLQNNVTDVIQFNKNLRDLLDKLKGRVAQEKFATGNVTAEDVFSTLNHEYFFSTIYGLMQCSPDLSLKQCTNCIDQLEVFLQSCCSGKIRGHITNPSCDIRYETYRFYNETLVNAPPPQSQLPLKPPLVPPPAAGKDDSNKRMVLIIVVVIVGFVILLFVMVCVVKRRREQRTYIGRSRNDDDDVVDISTIESLRYDFSTIQAATNSFSDSNKLGEGGFGSVYKGAFQDSKEIAVKRLSRGSNQGQKEFINEVILVAKLQHRNLVKLVGFCFEGSERLLIYEFMPNASLDYFIFDMMKRSYLDWERRYKIISGVARGILYLHEDSRLRIIHRDLKASNVLLDADMNPKIADFGIARLFDLNETQAMTNKIVGTYGYMAPEYAMYGQFSVKSDVFSFGVLVLEILSGKKNHNFRNGGNVEELASFAWKNWREGTLSNVIDPILKNSSGSIHEMIRCIHIGLLCVQEKVTDRPTMASVVLMLNSFSHSLAVPSKPAFLMHSSSDTENNSRNSTENSVQYSIDEASITDLYPR